GACGACCGCGAGGGCGGACGCGGCCCAGTCGAGGGCGCCGGCGAAGCGCCTGTCCTGCAGCGCGAGCCAGCTCCAGGTCTGGGGGTCGAGCGGCAGCGGGTCGCGGTTGAGCGTGCTGCCGTCGTTGCTGCCGGTGTAGAAGTACCCGCCGACCGGCTCCCACGTGCGCTCGACGAGGGCGCGGGCCTCGTCGGCCTCCCGGGCCCACGCGGCGTCGCCCGTGGCCGCGGCGAGCTGGCCGAAGAACCCGACGCAGTCGACGTTGTGCTCGGTCGAGACGTTGGGGACACGGTTCCCGGCGGCGTCGACGCCGAAGGAGAAGCCGCCGAGGGCGCCGCCGTTGCGCGCGTTCGTCGTGATCCACCGGCCGATGCGCAGCGCCCCCTCGAGGTAGCGCGCCTCCCCCGTGCGCCCGGCGAGCTGGGCGAGGGCCATGCCCGGCCAGGCCATGTCGCCGACGGCGGTGCCGAGGAAGCCGAACTGGTAGCCGACGTTGGCGGTCCCGTCGGGCAGCCGGAGCCCGTGCTCGTTGCGGGAGCCGTCGTAGAACGTGTACGGGCCGACGTTGTAGGCCTGGCGCAGCCGGCCGTCGTCGTGGACGGGGTCGTTGTCCTGGGCGAAGAGGAGGCCGTCGCCCAGGCGGCGGGCCACGGCCTCGCCGGGGCGACCGGCGGCGAGGGCCGCGCAGACGGCCAGCGCCTGGTCGTAGACGAAGGCCGTGGCGAACAGGCCGTTCTGGTCGCTGTAGCTCTGCGCCAGGACGGGCCCGCCGCCCGTGACGTCGTCGTAGGCGGCGGTCATGCGGCCGAGGAAGTCCAGCCCCCTGCGGGCGGACCGCAGGACGCGCGGGTCGCGCCGCGGCGTCCGGGCCGTGGCGGCCGTCGGGGCCCCCACGGCGAGGGCCGCCGCCCCCGCGGCCCCGGCCAGGACGGCCCGGCGCCCCGGGCGGGACGCCACCGCGGGGCGGGGCGTCGGGACGCTCCGCGTGGTCGGCTGGTCGTGACGGCTCATGGCGCTCCCCCTCGCCGACGTCGTCGTCGGCCCCTGGTCCTGCCCGCACGGCCTCGGCGGGTGCGCGGCGGCGTCGGTGCCGCTGCGGCGCGGCGAGCGTCGCCCGCGGACGGCCCGGGGTCAAGCGTCGTGGCCGGCGGCGCGGGGCCGGGGCGTCAGGCCGTCCCGCGGGCCAGCGAGGTGAGGCGGGACAGGGCGCGGTAGTACTTCTTGCGGTACCCGCCCTCGAGCATCTCGGGGGTGAAGAGGTCCGCGAGGCCGGCGCCGGACACGGCCAACGGGAGCGAGAGGTCGTACATCCGGTCGGCCAGGACGACGGTTCGCAGGGCGACGTTCTGGTCCGCGAGCGGGCGGACGTCCCGCCAGAAGACGGCCTCGACCCCGTCGAGGAGCGCGCGGTAGCGGCTGGGGTGGACGCGGGCGAGGTGCTCGGTGAGGGCGCCGAAGTCGTCGAGCACGGCGCCGGGCCCGGCGTCGCGGGCGGCCGTGACGAGGTCGGCGTCGTCGAGCGGCGCGGGCGGGTCGGGGAGGCCGCGGTGGCGGTAGTCCTCGCCGTCGACGCGGGCGACCTCGAAGTGGCTGCCCACCGCCTGGATCTCGCGGAGGAAGTCGTCGGCGGCGAAGCGCCCCTCGCCGAGGGACCCGGGCAGCGTGTTCGAGGTGGCGGCGAGGTGGACGCCGGCGTCGACGAGCTCGCGCAGGAGCCGGGCCATGAGGACGGTGTCGCCCGGGTCGTCCAGCTCGAACTCGTCGATGGCCACGAGCGTCATGGGCGAGAGCGCGCGCACGGCCTCGGCGAAGCCCAGGGCGCCGACGAGGTTGGTGTACTCGACGAAGGTGCCGAAGGCCTTGGGCCCGGGGACGGCGTGCCACGTGGACGCGAGCAGGTGGGTCTTGCCGACACCGAAGCCGCCGTCGAGGTAGACGCCGGGGGCGCCGGCGGGCGCCTTGGGTCGTCCCCCGAGGAGGCGGCGCAGGCCGGAGCCGCCCTGCTCCCCCGCACGCCCCGCGCGGACCCGCTCGGCGAGGCCCTGCAGCACCTCGACGGCCCGCGCCTGGGAGGGCTGGTCGGGGGCGGGGACGTAGGACCCGAAGGAGACGTCCGCGAACCTGGGCGAGGGCACGAGCTCGGCGACGATGCGGTCGCGCCCCAGCTGCGGCGTCCTGCCGACGAGGGAGCCGACGCCGTCACCAGTGCGGGGGTCCACCACG
The sequence above is a segment of the Pseudokineococcus lusitanus genome. Coding sequences within it:
- the zapE gene encoding cell division protein ZapE; the protein is MVDPRTGDGVGSLVGRTPQLGRDRIVAELVPSPRFADVSFGSYVPAPDQPSQARAVEVLQGLAERVRAGRAGEQGGSGLRRLLGGRPKAPAGAPGVYLDGGFGVGKTHLLASTWHAVPGPKAFGTFVEYTNLVGALGFAEAVRALSPMTLVAIDEFELDDPGDTVLMARLLRELVDAGVHLAATSNTLPGSLGEGRFAADDFLREIQAVGSHFEVARVDGEDYRHRGLPDPPAPLDDADLVTAARDAGPGAVLDDFGALTEHLARVHPSRYRALLDGVEAVFWRDVRPLADQNVALRTVVLADRMYDLSLPLAVSGAGLADLFTPEMLEGGYRKKYYRALSRLTSLARGTA